The following are from one region of the Myxococcales bacterium genome:
- a CDS encoding protein kinase, translated as MTLAKPGESSAESESACDSETNHATETQVGRIAGVQPSLAVGALFAERFRLQGLLGRGGSGHVFEALDTLTGASVALKVFGGSGTGDRFIREGAVLAGLRHPAIVGYVDHGVTPAGERYVATELARGRTLKQVLRQSPLQEKPTVQVGLRILQALAAAHRAGIVHRDIKPENLIVVDDDFSRLTVLDFGIARRVSELGATRTGHWVGTPMYMAPEQARGQRDVDGRADLFSVGCVMLECLTGKPHFVGDNALATLAKICVEDEVPVGALCRGIHPELEAIMQGLLAKRRELRLADAAAVALRLASLLPQLESGAPPPPRARIKTIGDAERRVRALVLVAPGTEENEPEALGAAARLAPYTRGVHPLLNGALLLTVPGDSPLDQAVQAARCALVVREAMPARAICIGLGQCELVTGATGKERDLADVTTDLLAETGGGEIRVDAATAALLATRFELAEEGKGDATRYRLLRERRSLEPPRTVLGKVLPCVGRERELANLEAIFGECVSESAARAALVVAGAGAGKSRLRFELLERLGARHQTLTSLIARADPLRMNAPLGLLGEMLRTQAGVEGTAGPEAQRRRLEERLGRHLEGDAGGERSRTLAFLGELAGVRFPEEEIPALALARRDGHVMADQTRAAWLSYVRGEAKAAPMVIVLEDVHWGDGASVRALDETMRQAADLPVFVVGFARPELEHRFPGLWAARNVERMSLRPLPVKVCEALVREVFPGLGANDVGRVAARADGNPFFLEELMRAVALTRTEEGTLTEAETPPTVLGMVQARLDELGEEAKRVLRAASVFGEHFAQAGVAALLESDHEDVTRWLDMLADKEVVYRRDLGATGPAYSFRHALLRDAAYEALTETDRTAAHREAGLWLQGQERPNAALLVEHFERGGARELAARWCAEAAEAAIRASDLPATIAYAERGKALGAEADVLMRLELAEGDARCWRGEYAHAEQLLRHVAETSQGKRRYEALAVLVYAMGNQGRVAELAELIQPEAEPVDDAAYVAWAKAQLCLDRFVSQRPPIRIRSLADGSKVLLEAHLAMGEAWHQHAQGRLSHALSAYRFSRTLFEQAGDLREQASSVSNEGALLVDLGLYTKASEALRDAAQLGETLGTTSFVAMVALCDAQRLLGSGRHRDAAAAAAGGIDVSKKEASMVLHPLRAYWVLAELALGSDEPLASLEAIAREALAGMTTSCREALPTGYAALARVLRRRGALAEALEISRQGFAAAHNADITDGEFLARTTHVDCLVDAGLHEEARAVAEANARRLVARVNLLTEPAHRVSFLHNVPENAEALRQAQNLGIDLSSADFAPLFALPEHIPD; from the coding sequence TCACGGGCGCGTCCGTGGCGCTCAAGGTGTTCGGGGGATCCGGGACGGGGGATCGCTTCATTCGTGAGGGTGCCGTTTTGGCGGGCCTCCGGCACCCCGCAATCGTGGGCTACGTGGATCACGGGGTCACACCTGCGGGAGAGCGGTACGTGGCCACGGAGCTTGCGCGAGGACGAACGCTCAAGCAGGTGCTGCGGCAAAGCCCCTTGCAGGAAAAGCCAACGGTCCAGGTTGGGTTGCGCATACTGCAGGCGCTGGCGGCCGCGCACCGGGCGGGCATCGTTCATCGCGACATCAAGCCCGAAAACCTGATCGTAGTGGACGACGACTTTTCGCGCCTGACGGTGCTGGACTTCGGCATCGCCCGGCGGGTGAGCGAGCTGGGCGCCACGCGAACCGGTCACTGGGTGGGCACACCCATGTACATGGCCCCCGAACAGGCACGCGGGCAGCGAGACGTCGATGGGCGCGCGGATCTGTTTTCCGTGGGGTGCGTGATGCTCGAGTGCCTCACCGGCAAACCCCACTTCGTGGGCGACAACGCGCTGGCCACGCTCGCGAAGATCTGCGTGGAAGACGAGGTGCCGGTGGGGGCGCTGTGCCGGGGGATCCACCCCGAGCTCGAGGCGATCATGCAAGGGCTGTTGGCGAAGCGGCGCGAGCTGCGCCTGGCAGATGCCGCAGCGGTGGCGCTGCGCCTGGCCTCGCTCTTGCCGCAGCTCGAAAGCGGGGCCCCGCCCCCTCCGCGGGCGCGGATCAAGACGATCGGTGATGCCGAACGGCGGGTGCGGGCCTTGGTCCTGGTGGCACCGGGCACAGAGGAAAACGAACCCGAGGCGCTGGGCGCAGCGGCACGGCTGGCGCCCTACACGCGAGGCGTTCATCCGCTGCTCAACGGGGCCTTGCTGCTCACGGTGCCCGGGGACTCACCTCTGGATCAGGCGGTACAGGCGGCACGCTGCGCGCTGGTGGTGCGCGAGGCGATGCCCGCCAGGGCGATCTGCATAGGGCTTGGCCAGTGCGAGTTGGTCACGGGGGCAACAGGCAAAGAGCGCGACCTCGCCGACGTGACCACGGACCTGCTGGCTGAGACGGGTGGCGGCGAGATCCGTGTGGATGCAGCCACGGCGGCTTTGCTGGCAACGCGGTTCGAGCTTGCAGAGGAGGGGAAGGGGGATGCCACGCGCTACCGCCTGCTGCGCGAGAGACGGTCGCTCGAGCCTCCGCGCACGGTGCTGGGCAAAGTGTTGCCCTGCGTGGGCCGCGAACGTGAGCTGGCGAACCTCGAGGCCATCTTCGGCGAGTGCGTGTCCGAATCGGCCGCGCGCGCCGCGCTGGTGGTGGCCGGAGCGGGCGCCGGAAAATCGCGCCTGCGTTTCGAGCTGCTCGAACGGCTGGGAGCGCGCCATCAAACCCTGACGTCGTTGATCGCCCGCGCAGATCCGCTGCGCATGAACGCCCCCCTGGGTCTTTTGGGGGAGATGCTGCGAACACAAGCCGGCGTGGAAGGAACCGCAGGGCCCGAGGCACAGCGCCGCAGGTTGGAAGAGCGGCTCGGGCGGCATCTCGAGGGAGACGCCGGGGGGGAGCGATCGCGAACGCTTGCGTTTTTGGGTGAGCTGGCCGGGGTGCGTTTCCCCGAGGAGGAGATCCCAGCGCTGGCGCTTGCCCGGCGCGATGGCCACGTGATGGCCGATCAGACGCGCGCGGCGTGGCTTTCGTACGTGCGTGGTGAGGCCAAGGCGGCACCGATGGTGATCGTGCTGGAGGACGTGCATTGGGGCGACGGGGCGAGCGTGAGAGCGCTCGACGAGACGATGCGCCAGGCAGCGGATCTGCCGGTGTTCGTGGTGGGCTTCGCGCGTCCGGAGCTCGAGCACCGATTCCCCGGGCTCTGGGCCGCGCGTAACGTCGAACGTATGAGCCTGCGGCCCTTGCCCGTGAAGGTGTGTGAGGCCCTGGTGCGGGAAGTGTTTCCCGGCCTTGGGGCCAACGACGTGGGCCGGGTGGCCGCACGGGCCGACGGCAATCCGTTTTTTCTCGAGGAGCTGATGCGCGCCGTGGCGCTGACCCGTACCGAGGAAGGCACGTTGACGGAGGCGGAAACACCCCCGACGGTGCTGGGCATGGTGCAGGCACGGCTCGACGAATTGGGTGAGGAGGCCAAACGCGTGTTACGCGCGGCCAGTGTGTTCGGTGAGCACTTTGCCCAAGCAGGGGTTGCCGCTTTGTTGGAGTCAGACCACGAGGACGTCACGCGGTGGCTCGACATGCTGGCGGACAAAGAGGTGGTGTATCGACGAGACCTTGGCGCCACCGGGCCCGCGTACAGCTTCCGTCACGCCCTGCTGCGAGACGCGGCTTACGAGGCGCTCACCGAGACGGATCGCACGGCGGCACATCGGGAAGCGGGGCTTTGGCTCCAAGGCCAGGAGCGGCCCAACGCGGCGCTGCTGGTGGAACACTTCGAGCGCGGCGGAGCGCGGGAGCTCGCGGCGCGCTGGTGCGCAGAAGCGGCAGAGGCGGCCATCCGCGCGAGCGACCTTCCTGCCACGATCGCCTACGCCGAACGCGGCAAGGCACTCGGAGCGGAGGCCGACGTGCTCATGCGGCTGGAGCTCGCCGAAGGGGACGCCCGCTGCTGGCGCGGCGAGTACGCCCACGCCGAGCAGCTCCTGCGGCACGTGGCCGAGACTTCACAGGGCAAGCGACGTTACGAGGCCCTCGCCGTGCTGGTGTACGCAATGGGAAATCAGGGAAGAGTCGCTGAACTCGCTGAGCTCATTCAGCCAGAGGCGGAGCCGGTAGACGATGCGGCCTACGTTGCCTGGGCGAAGGCGCAGCTCTGCTTGGACCGTTTCGTATCGCAGCGCCCCCCCATCCGTATCCGTTCTTTGGCAGACGGATCGAAGGTGCTGCTCGAGGCGCACTTGGCCATGGGGGAAGCCTGGCACCAGCACGCGCAAGGGCGGTTGAGCCACGCATTGAGCGCTTACCGTTTCTCTCGCACGCTCTTCGAGCAAGCAGGAGACCTGAGAGAGCAGGCTTCTTCCGTTTCCAACGAGGGTGCGCTTCTAGTTGATTTGGGTCTCTACACGAAGGCCTCGGAGGCGCTGCGAGACGCCGCACAACTAGGCGAGACCCTGGGGACAACCTCTTTCGTAGCGATGGTAGCCCTGTGCGATGCCCAGCGCCTTTTGGGATCCGGGCGTCATCGAGACGCGGCGGCGGCCGCAGCAGGAGGCATCGACGTCAGCAAAAAGGAGGCATCGATGGTTCTGCACCCGCTTCGGGCTTATTGGGTGCTGGCGGAACTCGCGTTGGGCTCTGATGAGCCGCTGGCCTCTCTTGAAGCGATCGCTCGCGAGGCGCTCGCGGGAATGACGACTTCCTGCAGGGAGGCCCTCCCCACGGGCTACGCCGCCCTGGCGAGGGTGCTGCGCAGACGAGGGGCTCTTGCCGAAGCCCTGGAGATCTCACGTCAAGGCTTCGCGGCAGCGCACAACGCGGACATCACGGACGGTGAGTTTTTGGCGCGGACCACCCACGTCGATTGCCTGGTAGACGCCGGCCTGCATGAGGAAGCCCGGGCGGTGGCCGAAGCGAACGCCCGCCGGTTGGTCGCACGCGTGAACCTGCTGACTGAGCCCGCGCACCGGGTTTCGTTTCTGCACAACGTGCCCGAGAACGCCGAAGCCTTGCGCCAGGCCCAAAACCTGGGCATCGACCTTTCGTCCGCCGATTTCGCCCCCCTCTTCGCCCTGCCCGAGCACATACCCGACTGA
- a CDS encoding DUF4981 domain-containing protein, with product MPGQESFWAYGGDFGPPGVPSDDNFCHNGIVQADRSPTPQVPEFKKAYQYIQVQAQALNEAGGSFTFKNWFDFMNPKQVFEGSFTLTADAKVIARGALPPLDLGYRDSRTIPLSWKAIVPEPGVEYFVNFSFKLANDTPWARAGFPLAWEQFKLPVQAPRRETAMKGTVTTRSDDAAVYVDGKDFSLTFRKNDAALHSFVFAGLELMKAPLLPHFWRAPTDNDRGFDMATALGVWSGNTMKAHSVAAERVHHGAVRVVTQATLKEVPARLVIRYDVYPSADVHVKFTMEPLPQAVPVAVPMMPRVGMQMALAPGFDLLRWFGRGPHETYSDRKDAPVGMYSGSVASQYFNYAEPGETGNKTDVRWAALIHDKGVGLLAAATTSLLNVNALPFTTADLQSVKHGWELPRRNFTTLNIDHRQMGLGGENSWGARPLPPHVLPFDRYEYSFRLRPFHTKSDDPLQLSREALPVVAPL from the coding sequence GTGCCGGGCCAAGAGTCTTTCTGGGCTTACGGCGGCGACTTTGGCCCCCCGGGCGTACCCAGCGACGATAACTTTTGCCACAACGGAATCGTACAAGCCGATCGCTCACCCACGCCGCAGGTCCCTGAGTTCAAAAAAGCCTACCAGTACATTCAGGTTCAGGCACAAGCACTGAACGAGGCGGGTGGTTCCTTCACCTTCAAAAATTGGTTCGATTTCATGAACCCCAAGCAGGTGTTCGAGGGAAGCTTCACGCTCACGGCTGATGCCAAAGTGATTGCCCGGGGGGCTTTACCGCCGCTGGACTTGGGATACCGAGACTCTCGCACGATCCCTCTTTCCTGGAAGGCGATCGTGCCCGAGCCGGGCGTCGAGTACTTCGTGAACTTCAGTTTCAAACTGGCGAACGACACCCCGTGGGCTCGAGCGGGATTCCCTTTGGCGTGGGAGCAGTTCAAGCTGCCCGTGCAGGCGCCACGACGTGAAACCGCCATGAAAGGCACCGTCACGACCCGCAGCGATGATGCGGCCGTTTATGTCGATGGCAAAGACTTCTCTTTGACTTTCCGCAAAAACGATGCCGCCCTGCACTCGTTTGTGTTCGCCGGCTTGGAACTGATGAAGGCGCCATTGCTGCCGCACTTCTGGCGAGCGCCTACCGACAACGACCGCGGATTCGACATGGCGACGGCCTTGGGCGTATGGAGCGGAAACACCATGAAAGCGCACAGCGTGGCCGCAGAGCGGGTCCATCACGGTGCCGTGCGCGTTGTGACCCAAGCCACCTTGAAGGAGGTGCCCGCGCGCCTGGTCATCCGATACGATGTTTATCCTTCCGCCGACGTGCACGTGAAGTTCACGATGGAGCCACTGCCACAGGCCGTTCCGGTTGCCGTCCCCATGATGCCGCGCGTGGGCATGCAAATGGCGCTCGCGCCGGGCTTCGATCTCTTGCGCTGGTTCGGCCGCGGGCCTCACGAAACGTATTCCGATCGCAAAGACGCCCCCGTGGGGATGTACAGCGGCAGCGTTGCCTCACAGTACTTCAACTATGCGGAGCCCGGCGAAACGGGCAACAAAACGGACGTCCGGTGGGCCGCCCTGATACATGACAAGGGCGTAGGTCTCTTGGCCGCAGCGACGACTTCCTTGCTGAACGTGAACGCCCTGCCCTTCACGACGGCGGACCTTCAAAGCGTAAAGCATGGGTGGGAGCTTCCGCGCCGCAACTTCACGACGCTGAACATCGACCACCGCCAGATGGGCCTCGGCGGGGAAAACAGTTGGGGAGCCCGGCCGTTGCCCCCCCACGTGTTGCCGTTTGACCGCTACGAATACAGCTTTCGTCTACGGCCGTTCCACACGAAATCCGACGACCCCCTGCAGCTCTCACGCGAAGCCCTGCCCGTCGTAGCGCCCCTTTGA
- a CDS encoding YdeI/OmpD-associated family protein has product MDISNILDPGTRQAWRAWLEANHTRCVEIWLLLRRERPSRLTYLEAVEEALCFGWIDGLAKKHGNATAQRFTPRRPRSHWTELNKERARRLIAAGKMTEVGLQKLPDLSEREVQVPDDVRQRLEAEPGAWLFFQGCPPLYQRVRLGYIEDVRKRDPKEFEKRLSHFVLKSGKRQLFGNWDDKGLPRSDE; this is encoded by the coding sequence ATGGACATCTCGAACATTCTGGACCCGGGAACGCGGCAGGCGTGGCGTGCGTGGTTGGAGGCGAACCACACACGCTGCGTTGAGATCTGGCTCCTGCTGCGCCGTGAACGGCCTTCGCGCCTCACTTACCTGGAAGCTGTCGAGGAAGCGCTGTGTTTCGGCTGGATCGATGGCCTTGCCAAGAAGCACGGGAACGCGACAGCCCAGCGTTTCACACCGCGCCGGCCCCGCAGCCACTGGACCGAGCTCAACAAGGAACGCGCGCGCCGGTTGATCGCGGCGGGCAAGATGACCGAGGTAGGCCTGCAAAAGCTACCCGACCTGAGCGAACGAGAGGTGCAGGTGCCTGATGACGTGCGCCAACGGCTGGAAGCCGAGCCGGGCGCCTGGCTGTTCTTTCAGGGCTGCCCCCCGTTGTACCAACGGGTGCGGCTCGGGTACATCGAAGACGTGCGAAAGCGCGACCCAAAGGAGTTCGAGAAGCGACTCTCGCACTTCGTCCTCAAGAGTGGGAAGCGCCAGCTGTTCGGCAACTGGGACGACAAGGGCCTGCCGCGCTCTGACGAGTGA
- a CDS encoding metalloregulator ArsR/SmtB family transcription factor produces the protein MDLLFGALADSTRRGILARVAQAEMSIGEIATHFDLTFGAISKHVKVLEKAKLITKRRRGKEQVVLIVPRSINIARKHIEHYANLWADRFDNLETILKETTSP, from the coding sequence TTGGACCTCCTTTTTGGAGCCCTCGCCGACAGCACGCGCCGGGGCATTTTGGCTCGCGTCGCCCAGGCTGAAATGAGCATCGGTGAGATCGCCACGCATTTCGACCTGACATTCGGGGCCATTTCCAAGCACGTCAAAGTGTTGGAGAAGGCAAAGCTCATCACCAAACGTCGACGCGGCAAGGAGCAGGTCGTTTTGATCGTGCCGCGCTCTATCAACATCGCCCGCAAGCACATCGAACACTACGCCAATCTGTGGGCGGACAGGTTCGACAACCTGGAAACGATCCTGAAAGAGACGACATCACCATGA
- a CDS encoding SRPBCC domain-containing protein, which translates to MSKTKFTIAEDKRTLIVERTFEAPKDRVWEAYTNPAILRRWWGPKGWTTEIKHMEFKEGGYWHYGMKCMDEAQGDWFGKTSWGKGIFGKITPKDAFAYTDLFCDEEGTPLPNMPTSRTLLTLTEEGGTTKLTCTTEYEDAEALAQVLAMGMEEGFTQTLDNLEDVLAA; encoded by the coding sequence ATGAGCAAGACCAAATTCACCATCGCCGAAGACAAAAGAACACTCATCGTCGAGCGCACCTTCGAGGCTCCGAAGGATCGGGTCTGGGAAGCCTACACGAACCCCGCCATCCTGCGTCGGTGGTGGGGACCGAAAGGCTGGACGACCGAGATCAAACACATGGAGTTCAAGGAAGGGGGCTACTGGCACTACGGAATGAAGTGCATGGACGAGGCCCAAGGGGACTGGTTCGGCAAGACCAGTTGGGGGAAGGGTATTTTCGGGAAGATCACCCCGAAGGACGCCTTCGCGTACACAGACCTTTTTTGCGACGAAGAAGGCACCCCCCTTCCAAACATGCCGACCTCCCGTACCCTACTGACTCTCACCGAAGAGGGTGGAACAACCAAGCTGACCTGCACGACCGAGTACGAGGACGCCGAGGCCTTGGCGCAGGTGCTCGCAATGGGTATGGAAGAAGGCTTCACCCAAACCTTGGACAATCTCGAAGACGTGCTGGCCGCATAG
- a CDS encoding DUF4345 family protein yields MHEDQRRRRARAVLALTAFVFACIGGAFLLDTRGIAQQVDIRLDSSRAVVELATFYGGLSLGIAGALFVCSRHVAWLEPGLFVGVAMLAGAALVRAGAMIATGTADGLLMALLLAELCGAAINVWALRTLRR; encoded by the coding sequence GTGCACGAAGATCAACGCCGTCGTCGCGCGCGCGCCGTGCTGGCGCTAACGGCCTTCGTCTTTGCCTGTATCGGCGGGGCTTTCCTGCTCGATACCCGCGGTATTGCCCAGCAGGTCGACATCCGCCTCGACAGTTCCCGCGCGGTGGTCGAATTGGCCACGTTTTACGGCGGGCTTTCGCTCGGGATCGCGGGGGCACTCTTCGTATGTAGCCGCCATGTGGCTTGGCTCGAGCCGGGCCTCTTCGTGGGCGTCGCCATGTTGGCAGGTGCGGCTTTGGTGAGGGCGGGAGCCATGATTGCGACGGGCACGGCGGATGGGCTTTTGATGGCGCTCCTGCTCGCCGAGCTCTGCGGCGCTGCGATCAACGTCTGGGCCCTGAGAACCCTTCGCCGTTGA
- a CDS encoding sigma-70 family RNA polymerase sigma factor, translated as METDESRRERSDLARLVERHERAVRAVVLAITGDPYLCDEVAQEVFVVAWRKQEQLRDQSRQKEWLCGIARNLARRRLRDARRRDALARRAHDPLDTLAAEEGGLDPTEAAARKEAELMGLEEALASLPTRHREPLFLFYLEGKSVRGLAEQLGLSEDAAKKRLSRARQHLRNDAERTIASAISRLRPTAALVAAICSAVDAETAAAGTKPALASSGRGSALPAWQGIARRAAFALSMALLGLAGFGMTRLPSCEDRDPRSIASRPATGLTPNSVESDERLPKLVRSVINEPTLSLHLTLVDKDGGPVPHARVTLAAVWGAISDVPLPVATEPSDPQGQSRLSVRRGTYLLTVSATGYISFSAQVSLTHDLHQKIALWPAARLDGIVSLDGPRKDRAGGNTQLGGLRVELVGDKGPAQGRHSARTDDDGRFSIDGLMAGRYTALVVGHAGVAEQEVFVRAFPEITQLAISLHQGIPARGSVEGSDARPLAGACIIIFGGPECVARTSALGTFVLPHVEPGRTLDVRIEAEGFVAQTAALMIGLDGRLPPVRLERAHVIRGVVVDEAGKAVKGAAVELRYRSAGVRSAFAKSDEPERYAETDSNGRFVLTNLAEGDVTLTARLETNLLGRVDVPVEPVQKSEAKIVLAQAGFIEGVVRYDDGSPAGHVAVIEYWNRSDVTDDEGRYRLGPFAPGRYDLRLHAPKHRQPHVLWFAEPDVGKVVDVEKGKRTSLDLTILRHNHTLEGVVVDPSGRPVGGAVVTAGPARLRQPQRWRHGNAWTVTDDDGTFRCESLESGPHTLWVEHGTEGRAELVNVEQDARGLRVVLVRPAKITGRVEGPVPAACEVQLHRVTREGIDLMPLQEAALIRAETFVFSELSAGRYDLISKCPGVYAHERLTLAEGEQRSVALALAPAPQRELTVLRAENDQPFTKLVVPFFVNIPGVGRMKQRLETDEAGRLLLPGAPAGARIEVGLWALSYVPKALAVEIPDDLTPSHLGVVRLAPEPASSLP; from the coding sequence ATGGAAACTGACGAATCACGTCGAGAGAGAAGCGATCTGGCGCGGCTGGTCGAACGCCACGAACGCGCTGTGAGGGCGGTCGTGCTGGCCATCACCGGAGACCCTTACCTCTGCGACGAAGTCGCTCAGGAGGTTTTCGTCGTCGCCTGGCGGAAGCAGGAACAATTGAGAGACCAGTCGCGCCAAAAAGAATGGCTGTGCGGCATCGCCCGGAATCTGGCCCGGCGCCGCTTGCGGGATGCCCGACGAAGAGACGCGTTGGCGCGTCGTGCCCATGACCCCCTCGACACCTTGGCCGCCGAGGAAGGTGGGCTCGATCCCACCGAAGCGGCGGCTCGCAAGGAAGCGGAGCTCATGGGCCTCGAGGAGGCCCTTGCCTCGCTCCCCACGCGCCACCGCGAACCTCTCTTTCTCTTCTATCTCGAGGGCAAAAGCGTACGGGGACTGGCGGAGCAGCTGGGCCTTTCCGAGGACGCTGCCAAAAAGCGCCTGTCCCGCGCCCGACAACATCTACGAAACGACGCGGAACGCACCATCGCCTCCGCAATTTCGCGCTTGCGGCCAACGGCGGCGCTGGTTGCGGCCATTTGCAGCGCCGTGGACGCCGAAACAGCTGCTGCGGGGACAAAGCCAGCTCTCGCGTCCTCGGGGCGCGGGAGCGCTCTCCCAGCCTGGCAGGGCATAGCGAGACGCGCGGCTTTCGCGCTCAGCATGGCCCTGCTCGGCCTGGCTGGCTTCGGAATGACCCGCTTGCCTTCCTGCGAAGACCGCGATCCCCGTTCTATCGCCTCGCGCCCGGCGACAGGATTGACCCCAAACAGCGTTGAATCGGACGAACGCCTTCCGAAGCTCGTTCGCAGCGTCATCAACGAGCCCACCCTCTCGCTGCATCTGACCCTCGTTGACAAGGATGGCGGCCCGGTGCCGCACGCCCGAGTCACACTTGCGGCGGTATGGGGTGCCATCTCGGATGTACCGCTGCCCGTCGCCACGGAGCCATCGGATCCCCAGGGCCAAAGTCGGCTGTCCGTGAGGCGGGGAACCTATCTCTTGACCGTCAGCGCAACCGGATACATCTCCTTCTCTGCGCAAGTGTCACTGACACACGATCTGCACCAAAAGATCGCGTTGTGGCCGGCGGCGCGTTTGGACGGAATCGTGAGCCTTGACGGGCCCCGCAAAGACCGCGCGGGCGGAAACACGCAGCTCGGCGGCCTCAGGGTCGAGCTCGTGGGCGACAAGGGCCCCGCGCAGGGCAGACACAGCGCGCGCACCGACGATGACGGTCGGTTTTCCATCGACGGTCTGATGGCGGGACGGTACACGGCCCTGGTCGTGGGGCACGCGGGGGTCGCGGAGCAGGAAGTCTTCGTTCGCGCCTTCCCCGAGATCACCCAACTGGCCATCAGCTTGCACCAAGGGATCCCGGCGCGCGGGTCTGTCGAAGGAAGCGATGCACGCCCGCTTGCGGGCGCCTGCATCATCATTTTCGGGGGGCCGGAGTGTGTGGCAAGGACGTCTGCGCTCGGCACCTTCGTACTGCCGCACGTGGAGCCCGGTCGCACCCTCGACGTGCGCATCGAAGCCGAGGGGTTCGTTGCGCAAACCGCCGCACTGATGATCGGCCTCGACGGTCGTTTGCCTCCTGTCAGGCTGGAAAGGGCCCACGTGATCCGGGGCGTCGTCGTCGACGAAGCCGGCAAGGCCGTGAAGGGCGCCGCTGTCGAGCTCCGGTACCGGTCAGCCGGCGTGCGGAGCGCTTTCGCGAAGTCGGACGAACCCGAACGTTATGCCGAGACCGACTCAAACGGCCGCTTTGTCCTCACGAACCTCGCCGAAGGAGACGTGACCCTGACGGCGCGGCTCGAGACGAACCTTCTGGGGCGTGTCGATGTCCCCGTCGAGCCGGTCCAGAAAAGCGAGGCCAAGATCGTGTTGGCCCAAGCCGGATTCATCGAGGGGGTCGTGCGTTATGACGATGGCAGCCCCGCGGGGCACGTCGCGGTCATCGAGTATTGGAATCGTTCAGACGTCACGGATGACGAAGGCCGATACCGTCTTGGGCCCTTTGCCCCGGGACGCTATGACCTTCGGCTTCATGCGCCCAAACACCGTCAGCCCCATGTGCTTTGGTTTGCCGAGCCTGACGTGGGGAAGGTCGTGGATGTGGAAAAAGGGAAGAGAACGTCCCTTGATCTCACGATCTTGCGCCACAACCATACGCTTGAAGGTGTGGTCGTCGACCCGAGTGGCCGGCCCGTGGGGGGCGCCGTGGTCACCGCGGGCCCGGCCCGCTTGCGACAACCCCAGCGCTGGCGGCACGGCAATGCGTGGACCGTGACGGATGATGATGGGACCTTTCGATGCGAGTCGCTCGAAAGCGGCCCGCACACGCTGTGGGTCGAGCACGGCACGGAGGGGCGCGCCGAACTCGTGAACGTCGAACAAGACGCCCGGGGCCTGAGGGTTGTTCTCGTGAGACCCGCGAAGATCACGGGGCGCGTGGAAGGCCCGGTGCCCGCGGCGTGTGAGGTCCAGCTACACCGAGTCACGCGCGAGGGCATAGACCTGATGCCCCTCCAAGAGGCTGCGCTTATCCGCGCCGAAACGTTTGTTTTCTCGGAGCTGAGTGCCGGTCGATACGACCTGATATCAAAGTGTCCTGGTGTCTATGCGCACGAACGGCTGACGCTGGCCGAAGGCGAACAACGGTCTGTCGCGCTGGCGCTGGCGCCCGCCCCCCAGCGTGAGCTCACGGTGCTGCGCGCCGAAAACGATCAGCCCTTCACCAAGCTGGTGGTGCCCTTCTTCGTGAACATTCCGGGCGTCGGGAGGATGAAACAGCGCCTCGAAACCGACGAAGCCGGCCGTCTCCTCCTCCCGGGGGCACCGGCAGGGGCACGCATCGAGGTTGGCCTTTGGGCCCTGTCGTACGTTCCCAAGGCTCTGGCTGTCGAGATCCCGGATGACCTGACGCCCTCCCACCTCGGTGTCGTGCGGTTAGCTCCCGAACCTGCATCGTCGCTTCCGTAG
- the trpA gene encoding tryptophan synthase subunit alpha: protein MLEDYLKRRKEERGMLLMTHIVMGYPDFDTSSRLVEEMVKAGVDLMELQIPFSEPIADGPVILHANQRALEAGSTVERCLAFAGEVTKRFDIPFLFMSYYNILYKYGVAAFVARMKALGLAGAIVPDLPPEEGHDYLEEMAKQSQSPIFIYSPNTSPARLRYLAEHGRGFVYCVARKGVTGSNTSFSKELDGYLDRCRAATNLPLAVGFGVKSKDDVDFLRGKADIAVVGTQTIRIVEDKGVEGVYPFIRGLRENG from the coding sequence ATGCTCGAAGATTACTTGAAGCGCAGGAAAGAAGAGCGGGGCATGCTGCTCATGACCCACATCGTCATGGGCTATCCCGATTTCGACACGAGCTCGCGCCTCGTCGAGGAGATGGTGAAGGCCGGTGTGGACTTGATGGAGCTCCAGATCCCGTTTTCCGAGCCCATCGCCGACGGCCCCGTGATCCTGCATGCGAACCAGCGGGCGCTCGAGGCCGGCTCCACCGTGGAACGCTGCCTGGCGTTCGCAGGGGAGGTCACGAAGAGATTCGACATCCCCTTCCTCTTCATGAGCTACTACAACATTCTTTACAAATACGGCGTGGCCGCATTCGTGGCGCGCATGAAGGCGCTGGGTCTTGCGGGGGCGATCGTGCCGGATCTTCCGCCTGAAGAAGGCCACGACTACCTCGAAGAAATGGCCAAGCAGTCGCAAAGCCCGATCTTCATCTATTCACCCAACACCTCGCCGGCGCGTCTCCGTTACCTGGCGGAACATGGCCGTGGGTTCGTTTACTGCGTGGCGCGCAAGGGCGTCACCGGCAGCAACACGTCCTTCTCGAAGGAGCTGGATGGGTACCTCGACCGATGCCGGGCGGCGACGAACTTGCCTCTGGCCGTGGGCTTTGGTGTCAAGTCGAAGGATGACGTCGACTTCCTTCGCGGGAAGGCAGACATTGCCGTGGTCGGCACGCAGACGATCCGAATCGTCGAAGACAAGGGCGTCGAAGGCGTCTACCCGTTCATCCGCGGCTTGAGGGAAAACGGTTAG